One window of the Paenibacillus beijingensis genome contains the following:
- a CDS encoding IDEAL domain-containing protein, translating to MTVQISDWVKGKTNNGELFHGFVEAEADMHGIVKVYVVSSDNEEAVGKEVAVREQWLKLLPESSLDDAGALQNFIDLALSTRDESWFKELSEQLSSNSKSENTIKQAAIPNPFLKNRLGYSGIM from the coding sequence ATGACAGTTCAAATTAGCGATTGGGTGAAAGGCAAAACGAACAATGGCGAGTTATTTCACGGATTTGTTGAAGCGGAAGCTGACATGCATGGAATCGTAAAGGTGTATGTCGTTAGCTCCGATAACGAAGAAGCAGTCGGCAAAGAGGTCGCCGTGCGTGAACAGTGGCTGAAACTGCTTCCTGAAAGTTCATTGGATGATGCGGGGGCCCTGCAAAATTTTATCGACCTTGCGTTGTCAACACGAGATGAATCGTGGTTTAAGGAGCTTTCCGAACAATTAAGCTCTAATTCAAAATCAGAGAACACCATCAAACAAGCTGCGATTCCCAACCCGTTTCTTAAAAATCGGCTGGGATATTCGGGAATCATGTAA
- a CDS encoding AAA family ATPase, with product MRRYRWIKWRKFLLWLAALVIIGVLLWAGGPTAWGIALSIVSLLMQLLFAVVFIIIQFAALFWFLARGRTYWILPGETGATWSDYRGNPEIVENAKRIVTLLKSVKEFKEMGGEAIRGLLLCGPPGTGKSYLAQVIANEAQVPFAYASAPSFQNMFFGVGNLKVMSLYKKARKLAKVYGACIIFIDEIDAIGMSRMSGGGQGGGGMFGMGGAGLLNELLLQMDPPNIDNSRFVKLLRSLGLRRKKAERPAVLTVGATNLPDVLDPALLRPGRFDRQLWVDRPDYDGRVDVFDYYLQKVRRDSSLTAERAALDTIGYSPAQIKHIVNESVVIAHQRGVQATSYEDFRAAMETYEWGVQQPLRSMKDDEKRNVAYHEAGHAVVQYLLKPHDRVWKVTIIRRGGALGLAATKPTHERYNRSDSEILAEIQVCLAARAVEEEFLGKKLNGVTSDLQQATELAGAYLGMVGMGDELFSWLALGSRPDALKALRPKINELLKDQMLQVKTLVLEHTDFVHTIAEELLKRGDLIGEEIEEIYMRLYGRSRPEPPEVKPGVFIDSYAQAAPAQQPAESENDSEDSD from the coding sequence ATGAGGAGATATCGATGGATAAAGTGGCGTAAATTCCTCCTCTGGCTAGCAGCCCTCGTCATCATCGGCGTGCTGTTGTGGGCAGGAGGGCCCACAGCTTGGGGAATCGCGTTGAGCATTGTCAGCCTGTTGATGCAGCTGCTCTTCGCCGTAGTTTTCATCATCATTCAATTCGCAGCCCTATTCTGGTTTCTGGCTAGGGGACGCACATACTGGATTTTGCCCGGGGAGACCGGCGCTACATGGAGCGATTACAGGGGCAACCCCGAAATCGTTGAGAATGCTAAACGGATTGTCACCCTGCTCAAGAGTGTCAAAGAGTTCAAGGAGATGGGCGGCGAGGCGATCCGGGGGTTGCTGCTCTGCGGGCCTCCCGGGACCGGCAAGTCCTATCTGGCCCAAGTTATCGCAAACGAAGCACAGGTGCCTTTTGCTTACGCTTCGGCCCCAAGCTTTCAAAACATGTTCTTCGGCGTCGGCAACCTAAAGGTGATGAGCCTTTACAAGAAGGCCCGGAAGCTGGCGAAAGTGTACGGAGCCTGTATTATCTTTATCGACGAGATCGACGCGATCGGCATGAGCCGAATGAGCGGCGGCGGTCAAGGCGGAGGAGGGATGTTCGGCATGGGCGGTGCGGGCCTGCTTAACGAACTGCTTCTGCAGATGGACCCGCCGAACATCGACAACTCCCGGTTTGTCAAGCTGCTTCGTTCACTCGGGCTGAGACGCAAGAAAGCGGAACGGCCGGCGGTGCTTACCGTCGGAGCGACCAACCTGCCCGACGTGCTCGACCCCGCGCTGCTTCGTCCAGGACGCTTCGATCGGCAGCTCTGGGTCGATCGGCCAGACTATGACGGACGGGTAGATGTCTTTGACTACTACCTGCAGAAGGTACGGCGTGACTCTTCATTAACTGCTGAGCGTGCGGCGCTCGACACGATCGGTTACAGTCCGGCACAGATTAAGCACATCGTCAACGAATCGGTCGTCATCGCCCACCAGCGGGGCGTTCAGGCAACCAGTTACGAGGACTTCCGGGCCGCTATGGAAACTTACGAGTGGGGTGTCCAACAGCCGCTCCGCTCCATGAAGGATGATGAGAAGCGCAATGTCGCTTACCACGAAGCCGGCCATGCAGTAGTCCAGTATCTGTTGAAACCTCACGACCGGGTTTGGAAAGTGACGATCATCCGGCGCGGCGGAGCTCTCGGCCTAGCTGCAACAAAACCGACGCATGAGCGGTATAACCGGAGCGACAGCGAGATCTTGGCGGAGATCCAAGTTTGTCTGGCGGCCCGGGCGGTGGAAGAAGAGTTTCTCGGGAAAAAATTAAATGGTGTTACCTCCGATCTGCAGCAGGCTACTGAGTTGGCCGGAGCCTACCTTGGTATGGTCGGCATGGGCGATGAGCTGTTCAGCTGGCTCGCGTTAGGCTCGCGGCCCGATGCGCTCAAGGCGCTCCGGCCAAAGATCAACGAGCTGCTGAAGGACCAGATGCTTCAGGTGAAGACGCTTGTACTGGAACATACGGATTTCGTTCATACGATTGCGGAAGAGCTGCTGAAGCGGGGCGATCTGATCGGCGAAGAGATCGAGGAGATTTATATGCGGCTGTATGGCCGTAGCCGGCCTGAGCCTCCTGAAGTAAAACCCGGTGTATTTATCGATTCATATGCCCAGGCAGCTCCTGCACAGCAGCCGGCAGAGTCCGAAAATGATTCGGAGGATTCCGACTAA
- a CDS encoding VOC family protein, whose protein sequence is MTLRLIPYLVLNGNAKEAIDFYEKALDATLLFSQTFGEMPENPDFPLPAEAKDLVAHATLKVGESELMFSDAFPGQPHQSGNQVTICISTDDKEKSKQIFEVLQQDGQVGLPLQETHFSPSYGIVTDKYGVTFQIYTEGQH, encoded by the coding sequence ATGACGCTGCGTTTAATTCCTTATTTAGTATTGAACGGAAATGCTAAGGAAGCGATTGATTTTTACGAAAAAGCATTGGATGCCACACTACTTTTTAGCCAAACTTTCGGAGAGATGCCGGAAAACCCCGACTTTCCTTTACCGGCAGAAGCTAAGGATCTTGTGGCACACGCAACGTTAAAAGTTGGCGAGTCGGAGCTTATGTTTTCCGATGCATTCCCGGGACAACCTCACCAATCGGGAAATCAGGTCACCATTTGTATTTCAACGGACGACAAGGAAAAATCAAAACAAATTTTTGAAGTGTTGCAGCAGGACGGCCAAGTGGGTTTGCCTCTGCAAGAAACTCATTTTAGCCCATCATACGGCATTGTTACGGATAAGTACGGTGTTACCTTCCAAATTTACACAGAGGGACAACATTAA
- a CDS encoding TetR/AcrR family transcriptional regulator, whose protein sequence is MFDKYHKVQKAVLETTLSLIIEKELQATSMSLIAKEAGVSTGNIYHYFDSKESIINELYKAIVEFNGEKVLYGFYTDEPIRVRIERAWENLIRLSLQYPQGFRFIEQYSFSPYIHDDVKKEAYDGGWCGPLEKLYAQAIQEKLFIEMDPSLMAQMHYGSFVYVIKGNLHGKFTLSDEEIKRLIEAAWNSVSVR, encoded by the coding sequence GTGTTCGATAAATATCATAAAGTCCAGAAGGCGGTTCTGGAGACTACATTGTCCCTCATTATCGAGAAGGAGCTTCAGGCGACTTCCATGTCATTGATTGCCAAAGAAGCAGGTGTTTCAACAGGAAACATCTATCACTATTTCGATAGCAAAGAATCGATTATTAATGAACTATACAAAGCGATCGTCGAGTTTAATGGAGAAAAAGTGCTTTACGGCTTTTACACCGACGAACCTATACGAGTCCGCATAGAGCGCGCTTGGGAGAATTTGATTCGATTGTCCCTTCAATATCCGCAAGGATTTCGGTTTATTGAACAATATTCTTTCTCGCCGTACATTCACGACGACGTTAAAAAAGAGGCGTATGATGGCGGATGGTGCGGCCCTTTGGAAAAGCTGTATGCGCAGGCGATTCAGGAGAAGTTGTTCATTGAAATGGATCCGTCGCTCATGGCTCAAATGCATTACGGCTCTTTCGTATACGTAATAAAAGGAAATCTGCATGGCAAGTTTACGCTATCGGACGAAGAAATCAAACGTCTTATCGAAGCCGCATGGAATAGCGTCAGTGTTCGCTAG
- the rlmD gene encoding 23S rRNA (uracil(1939)-C(5))-methyltransferase RlmD, translating into MAQDVNKPQQRERKPNSGPDKRYNAAGAVNSAGNKAAQSHKGNKPHEANKPKNTTRKPAGQPGTATSAEEVRVGDRIIITIKRIGINGEGVGYYRRKAVFIGGALTGEVVKAKITKVEPSYLSAEIIELEKRSRDRQKPPCPVYESCGGCQLQHMTYSAQLKAKEEIVRESFQRYAGLQELPLRPIFGMSDPWGYRNKAQLQVGRKGEEIITGLYATGSHRLLDISGCAVQHPVVNRVIDQVKAILAELRIPVYEERTCEGVVRTVVARVGQASGNVQLTLITANDRLPDSRRLVQRIREALPMVTTIAQNIHKGKSPLIFGEKTVVLWGEDRLEETLGDVRFSLSPRAFFQLNPEQTVKLYNAVREAASLNGSELVVDAYCGTGTIGLWLAPHAREVRGIEIIPEAVQDARDNARSSGVENARFFEGRAEQLLPEWVSRGIRPDVVVVDPPRTGCDRPLLNALTQALPARLVYVSCNPATLAKDCQVLLGSGYRLEWVQPVDMFPHTSHVESVILMVRK; encoded by the coding sequence ATGGCGCAGGATGTGAATAAGCCGCAGCAACGGGAACGTAAGCCTAATAGCGGACCGGACAAGCGTTACAATGCAGCGGGAGCAGTCAATTCGGCAGGGAACAAGGCGGCTCAATCCCACAAAGGGAACAAACCGCACGAGGCCAATAAGCCGAAGAATACGACCCGGAAGCCAGCCGGTCAACCGGGAACAGCAACCTCAGCCGAGGAAGTTCGAGTGGGAGACCGGATTATTATAACGATCAAACGGATTGGTATAAACGGTGAAGGAGTCGGCTACTACAGGCGCAAGGCCGTATTTATCGGTGGAGCGCTGACCGGTGAAGTCGTTAAAGCAAAAATAACAAAGGTGGAGCCGAGTTACCTGAGCGCGGAAATTATCGAGCTGGAGAAGCGGTCGCGCGACCGCCAGAAGCCGCCCTGTCCCGTCTATGAATCGTGCGGAGGCTGCCAGCTGCAGCATATGACATATTCGGCGCAGCTGAAGGCGAAGGAGGAGATCGTACGTGAATCGTTTCAGCGCTACGCCGGTCTTCAAGAGCTGCCGCTGCGCCCGATTTTTGGGATGAGCGACCCATGGGGATACCGCAACAAAGCTCAGCTGCAAGTCGGGCGTAAAGGTGAGGAGATCATAACGGGACTTTATGCGACAGGATCGCATCGCTTGCTTGATATAAGCGGTTGTGCCGTTCAGCACCCTGTTGTTAATCGCGTAATCGATCAGGTGAAGGCGATTTTAGCGGAGCTGCGGATCCCTGTCTACGAGGAGCGTACTTGCGAAGGGGTTGTCCGTACCGTCGTCGCCCGGGTCGGTCAAGCTTCGGGAAATGTACAGCTGACACTTATCACCGCTAACGACCGACTGCCGGATTCCAGGCGGTTAGTGCAGCGAATCCGTGAAGCATTGCCTATGGTCACCACAATCGCCCAAAATATCCATAAGGGCAAATCGCCGCTTATTTTCGGTGAGAAGACTGTTGTGCTCTGGGGAGAGGACCGGCTGGAGGAAACGCTTGGCGATGTCCGCTTCTCATTATCCCCGCGCGCGTTCTTCCAGCTCAATCCGGAGCAGACCGTGAAACTGTATAACGCCGTACGGGAAGCCGCCTCGCTTAACGGCTCGGAACTGGTCGTCGACGCTTACTGCGGCACAGGCACAATTGGCTTGTGGCTTGCTCCGCATGCCCGGGAGGTGCGGGGCATCGAGATTATCCCCGAGGCGGTGCAGGATGCTCGTGACAATGCGCGCTCGAGCGGGGTCGAGAACGCCCGCTTTTTTGAGGGCCGTGCTGAGCAACTGCTGCCCGAGTGGGTTTCGCGCGGCATCCGACCAGACGTCGTCGTCGTCGACCCGCCGCGCACGGGTTGCGACCGCCCGCTGCTGAACGCTCTCACGCAAGCCCTGCCGGCACGGCTCGTTTACGTATCGTGCAACCCGGCCACCCTGGCCAAAGATTGCCAGGTGCTGCTCGGCAGCGGCTACCGTCTCGAATGGGTGCAGCCGGTTGATATGTTCCCGCATACCTCACATGTGGAGTCGGTCATATTGATGGTTCGAAAATGA
- a CDS encoding SDR family oxidoreductase, whose translation MSKSVFITGTSSGLGKLTAIRFAQMGWNVAATMRTPEKETELTAYDNINIFKLDVTKVEQVQTAVDQAIAAFGKIDVVVNNAGMGTYGALELAKEEAIDWQFAVNTRGPINVIRKFLPHYRANGGGMFINVSSFMGITTAVPLGSLYNMSKFALEGLTEGLYYELKPLNIELRLIEQGGSSGNNFRESITWNRDENIKDYDDLMTKVQNLMNTSQTSGLLDDPQIIVDAISALATGESKKFRTVIGAAGNDLMALRNSVPIEEYLETIAKNYM comes from the coding sequence ATGAGTAAATCAGTCTTTATTACGGGAACAAGTTCAGGATTGGGAAAACTAACGGCGATACGTTTTGCTCAAATGGGCTGGAACGTAGCGGCCACCATGCGTACGCCCGAGAAAGAAACGGAACTTACGGCTTATGACAATATTAACATTTTCAAACTGGACGTCACAAAAGTGGAGCAGGTTCAAACTGCCGTGGATCAAGCCATAGCCGCTTTCGGGAAGATTGACGTCGTCGTCAATAATGCAGGTATGGGCACTTACGGTGCGTTGGAATTAGCCAAGGAGGAAGCGATCGATTGGCAGTTCGCCGTTAATACTCGGGGGCCGATCAATGTCATTCGAAAATTTTTACCGCATTATAGAGCCAATGGCGGAGGCATGTTTATCAATGTGAGCTCCTTCATGGGGATCACGACAGCGGTGCCGCTCGGATCGCTTTACAACATGTCTAAATTCGCTTTGGAAGGGTTGACGGAAGGACTTTATTATGAACTGAAACCGTTGAATATCGAGCTTAGATTGATCGAGCAGGGCGGCTCTTCAGGAAATAATTTTAGGGAAAGTATTACTTGGAACAGAGATGAAAACATTAAAGATTACGATGATCTGATGACAAAAGTGCAAAATTTAATGAATACCTCTCAAACCAGCGGACTCTTGGATGATCCTCAGATAATCGTTGATGCTATTAGCGCTTTGGCAACGGGAGAAAGCAAGAAATTCCGTACCGTCATCGGAGCAGCAGGCAACGATCTAATGGCTCTTAGAAACTCCGTGCCGATCGAAGAATATTTGGAGACAATCGCAAAGAATTATATGTAA